The following proteins come from a genomic window of Labeo rohita strain BAU-BD-2019 chromosome 25, IGBB_LRoh.1.0, whole genome shotgun sequence:
- the flnca gene encoding filamin-C isoform X2 — translation MSNYTHLEDLPPQYYQGTDFGEEEEEEMPATEKDLAEDAPWKKIQQNTFTRWCNEHLKCVNKTVTDLQKDLGDGLKLISLLEVLSQKKMYRKHHVRPNFRQMKLENVSVALEFLERERIKLVSIDSKAIVDGNLKLILGLIWTLILHYSISMPMWDDEDDEEVKKLTPKQRLLGWIQNKVPELPINNFNKDWRDGKALGALVDNCAPGLCPDWQTWDPNKPVANAREAMQQADDWLGVPQVIAPEEIVDPDVDEHSVMTYLSQFPKAKLKPGAPIKPKQLYPKKAKAYGPGIEPQGNMVLKPAVFTVETLEAGLGEVIVYIEDPEGHTEEAKVVPNNDKKRTFSVTYVPKVEGPHKVKVLFAGQDIDKSPFMVNVAKALGDPKKVQARGPGLEPVGNVAHKPTYFDIYTAGAGAGDVSVVIVDPENKNNTVEVLLENKGDNIFRCTYKPLQEGPHTIHVSFAGQPIPNSPFKVHISEASNANACRATGRGLQPKGVRVKEVADFTVFTKGAGTGELKVSVKGPGGVDVPVKVRDVGDGVFKCDYCPVKPGKYHVNITWGDQPIPRSPFEVEVSKEAGPQKVRAWGPGLKTGMVGKSADFVVEAIGTEVGTLGFSIEGPSQAKIECDDKGDGSCDVRYWPTEPGDYAVHVICDDEDIKDSPFMAHILPAANDVFPEKVKAFGPGLEPTGVIVNKPTQFTVDARQAGKGSLKIYAQDADGCVIDIQITEKGDGTFVCMYVPTKPVKHTIIITWGEVNVPKSPFRVLVGEGCHPDKVKVFGPGVEKTGLKANEPTYFTVDCSEAGQGDISIGIKCAPGVVGPAEADIDFDIIKNDNDTFTVKYTPPGPGRYTIMVLFAEQEIPISPFKVKVDPSHDAGKVRAEGPGLNKTGVQVDIPTHFTIFTKGAGKAKPEVQFKSAAKGNAVKDFEIIDNHDYSYTVKYTALHQGEMAIMVTHGGDPVPKSPFVITVAPPLDLGKVKVQGLNEKVEVGKDQEFIVNTKGAGGQGKVNVSITSPSGRPIPCKLESDKTNEATCVKYIPPEEGLYKVDISYDGNPVPGSPFAVEGLMPADPSKVRAYGPGLKGGIVGQPAQFTIDTKGAGAGGLGLTLEGPCEAKIECQDNGDGTCSVVYLPTEAGDYNINILFGEAHIPGSPFKAVVKPALDAGKVIVSGPGLERAKAGELASFTVDCSRAGEAELTIEIVSDSGAQAEVCIQNNNDGTFSVTYTPLFHGVHTITIKYGGQQVPKSPIRVQVEPSVDTSGIKVYGPGVEPRGVLKEVTTHFIVDARAQTKTKGNHIKIRIINPSGANTDAYITDKGDGTYRVEYTAFEDGLHLIEVFYDDVAVPKSPFKVSVVEGCDPTRVRAYGPGLEGGLVNKPNCFTVETRGAGTGGLGLTIEGASEAKMFCKDNKDGSCSVEYMPFTAGDYDINITYGGQPIPGSPFRVQVKDVVDVSKVKCSGPGLANRVIAHVPQTFTVDTSKAGVAPLEVQLYGPKGTLEPVVVKNNRDGTHTVNYTPAQEGPHTVSVKYANQEVPNSPFKVNSAPGHDASKVRASGPGLDTKGVAASLPVEFTIDARDAGKGLLTVQILDPEGKPKKASIQDNRDGTYTVSYVPDMTGRYTITIKYGGDNIPYSPYNVQAFPTGDASKCLLTVSIGGHGVESLGPNIKMAEETFITVDAKAAGKGKVTCTVLTPNGMELDMDVTENPDGTFDIYYTAPEPGKYVITIRFGGQHIPKSPFQVMATDQPVVPRDDTKPMFQPLNLVIPFTVQQGELSGEVRMPSGKTARPFIRDNKDGTVTVQFQPTERGLHEMDIKYDGNHIPGSPLQFYVDVMNSGMVTAYGPGLCHGTVNKPATFTVVTKNAGQGGLSLAVEGPSKAEISCKDNKDGTCTVSYLPTAPGDYNIIVKFDNNHIPGSPFTAKITGDDSLRRSQLNVGTAADVSLKITETDLSYLTASIKAPSGKEEPCLLKRLPNRHIGLSFTPKEVGEHEVSVRKSGKHVNNSPFKIMVGPSEIGEASRVKAFGKGLVEAHTFEVAEFFVDTRNAGYGGLGLSIEGPSKVDINCEDMEDGTCKVTYCPTEPGNYIINIKFTDKHIPGSPFTVKVTGEGRMKESITRKRQAASVASVGSACDLNLKIPGNWFQMVSAQERLTRTFTRSSHTYTRTERTEISKTHGGETKREVHVEESTQVGGDPFRDVFESFLGRERLGSFGAIRQEGDTGIQGMTAQVTSPGGNVVDAEIVDSGNSTYRVRFVPTEMGSHTVNVKYRGEHVPGSPFQFTVGPLGEGGSHKVRAGGTGLERAVAKVPAEFSIWTREAGAGGLSIAVEGPSKAEISFEDRKDGSCGVVYLVQEPGDYEVSIKFNNEHIPDSPFIVPVATLSDDARRLTVTSLQEKDLKVNQEATFAVQRNGARGVIDAKVHAPSGVIEECYVTELDSDKNVICFIPRENGVHSIDVKFNGSHIPGSPFKVRVGEAESVGDPGMVTAFGPGLEGGRTGVPSEFVVNTCKAGSGALSVTIDGPSKVKMDCTECLEGYKVSYTPMAPGNYLICIKYGGPQHIVGSPFKAKVTGMRLSGGHSLHETSSVIVETVTKTSKMAGAFSSLSSSKSTSDASKVVCHGAGLSKAFVGQKNTFSVDCSKAGTNMLMVGVHGPRTPCEDVAVKHMGNKLYNVTYTVKEKGNYVVIVKWGDETVPGSPFHVSVP, via the exons ATGAGCAATTATACACATTTAGAGGACCTGCCGCCACAATACTACCAGGGCACAGACTTTggggaagaggaagaggaggagatgCCAGCAACAGAGAAAGACCTGGCCGAGGACGCGCCGTGGAAGAAGATCCAGCAGAACACCTTCACCAGGTGGTGCAATGAACATCTCAAATGCGTCAATAAGACCGTCACCGACCTCCAGAAAGACCTGGGCGATGGGCTCAAACTCATCTCGCTCCTGGAAGTCCTCAGTCAGAAGAAAATGTACAGAAAGCATCATGTCAGACCGAACTTCAGACAAATGAAACTGGAGAATGTGTCGGTGGCGCTGGAGTTTCTGGAGAGGGAGCGAATCAAACTAGTGTCAATTG ACAGCAAAGCCATTGTAGATGGGAACCTGAAGCTGATTCTGGGTCTCATCTGGACACTCATTCTCCATTACTCCATCTCCATGCCCATGTGGGATGATGAGGACGATGAAGAGGTTAAGAAGCTCACTCCCAAACAACGGCTGCTGGGTTGGATTCAGAACAAGGTACCAGAGCTGCCTATTAACAACTTTAACAAGGACTGGAGAGATGGCAAGGCCCTTGGTGCCCTTGTGGACAACTGTGCCCCTG GTCTGTGCCCTGACTGGCAAACATGGGACCCCAACAAGCCTGTTGCAAATGCTCGTGAGGCAATGCAGCAGGCCGATGACTGGCTTGGTGTACCACAG GTGATAGCTCCAGAGGAAATTGTGGATCCAGATGTGGATGAGCATTCAGTGATGACGTACCTCTCACAGTTTCCCAAAGCTAAACTAAAGCCTGGAGCCCCTATCAAGCCAAAGCAGCTGTACCCCAAAAAGGCCAAGGCCTATGGACCAG gTATTGAGCCTCAGGGGAACATGGTTTTGAAGCcagctgtttttactgttgaaACGCTGGAGGCTGGTCTTGGAGAAGTGATTGTGTATATAGAGGACCCAGAGGGTCACACTGAGGAG GCTAAAGTTGTCCCAAACAATGACAAGAAAAGAACATTCTCTGTCACCTATGTGCCCAAAGTTGAGGGGCCCCACAAG GTGAAAGTGCTCTTTGCTGGTCAGGACATTGATAAGAGCCCCTTCATGGTGAACGTGGCAAAGGCACTGGGTGATCCCAAAAAAGTTCAGGCTCGAGGTCCAGGACTGGAGCCAGTGGGCAATGTGGCCCATAAACCTACTTATTTTGACATCTACACTGCAG GTGCTGGGGCTGGAGATGTTAGTGTGGTCATTGTTGACCCTGAgaataaaaacaacactgtGGAAGTTCTTCTGGAAAACAAGGGTGATAACATCTTCCGTTGCACCTACAAACCTCTGCAAGAAGGGCCGCACACCATCCATGTGAGCTTTGCTGGGCAGCCAATACCCAACAGCCCCTTTAAAGTGCACATCTCTGAGG CCAGCAATGCAAATGCCTGCCGTGCCACTGGAAGGGGACTGCAGCCTAAGGGTGTTCGGGTGAAGGAGGTGGCagatttcacagtttttacCAAAGGAGCAGGAACTGGTGAGCTGAAGGTCTCCGTAAAAGGGCCAG GAGGAGTAGATGTGCCTGTGAAAGTGCGTGATGTTGGTGATGGCGTGTTCAAGTGTGATTATTGTCCTGTTAAGCCTGGAAAATATCATGTAAACATCACATGGGGAGACCAACCTATTCCACGCAG CCCGTTTGAAGTGGAGGTCAGCAAGGAAGCTGGACCACAGAAGGTGCGGGCTTGGGGTCCTGGCTTGAAGACTGGAATGGTTGGCAAGTCAGCTGACTTTGTTGTTGAGGCTATTGGCACAGAAGTAGGAACTCTAG ggttttCTATTGAGGGCCCCTCTCAAGCAAAGATAGAGTGTGATGATAAAGGTGACGGTTCCTGTGATGTACGTTACTGGCCCACCGAACCCGGAGATTATGCCGTTCATGTTATCTGTGATGATGAAGATATCAAAGACAGCCCCTTTATGGCCCACATACTTCCAGCAGCTAATGATGTCTTCCCTGAGAAG GTCAAAGCATTTGGGCCAGGCCTGGAGCCCACTGGAGTTATTGTCAATAAACCAACACAATTCACTGTTGACGCTCGACAAGCTGGCAAAGGCAGTCTGAAGATCTATGCTCAG GATGCTGATGGCTGTGTGATTGACATTCAGATCACTGAAAAGGGAGATGGCacttttgtttgtatgtatgttccTACTAAGCCAGTGAAGCACACCATCATAATTACCTGGGGGGAGGTCAATGTACCCAAGAGTCCCTTTAGA GTTCTTGTTGGTGAAGGCTGTCACCCCGACAAAGTTAAGGTCTTTGGGCCTGGAGTTGAGAAAACTGGCCTGAAGGCGAATGAGCCCACCTACTTCACTGTTGACTGCAGTGAAGCTGGCCAAG GTGATATCAGCATTGGGATCAAATGTGCCCCAggtgtggtgggtccagcagaAGCAGATATTGATTTtgacatcattaaaaatgataatgacACCTTCACTGTCAAGTATACGCCCCCTGGCCCTGGCCGTTACACCATCATGGTGCTCTTTGCAGAGCAG GAAATCCCCATTAGCCCATTCAAAGTCAAGGTGGATCCATCTCATGATGCTGGTAAAGTCAGAGCTGAAGGTCCTGGACTGAACAAGACAG GCGTTCAGGTTGATATTCCAACCCATTTCACCATCTTCACGAAGGGAGCAGGAAAGGCAAAACCAGAGGTGCAGTTCAAAAGTGCTGCCAAAGGAAACGCTGTTAAAGATTTTGAGATCATTGATAATCATGACTACTCGTACACCGTGAAGTACACTGCCCTTCATCAG GGTGAGATGGCTATCATGGTCACACACGGTGGAGATCCCGTTCCTAAAAGCCCTTTTGTAATCACAGTCGCCCCTCCACTAGATCTCGGCAAAGTCAAAGTTCAAGGCCTTAATGAAA AAGTGGAAGTTGGAAAGGACCAGGAGTTTATTGTAAACACGAAAGGGGCAGGTGGACAGGGTAAGGTAAATGTGAGCATAACCTCACCCTCTGGTAGACCGATACCTTGTAAATTGGAATCAGACAAGACCAATGAGGCCACCTGTGTGAAATACATCCCACCCGAGGAGGGCCTTTACAAGGTGGACATCAGCTACGATGGGAACCCCGTTCCAGGAAGTCCCTTCGCTGTAGAGGGGCTCATGCCTGCCGATCCCTCCAAG GTTCGTGCCTATGGACCAGGACTCAAGGGTGGTATTGTGGGTCAGCCTGCGCAGTTTACTATAGACACCAAAGGGGCAGGTGCTGGTGGTCTGGGTCTAACACTGGAAGGTCCCTGTGAGGCTAAGATCGAGTGCCAAGACAATGGTGATGGAACCTGTTCTGTTGTCTACCTGCCCACAGAGGCTGGTGACTACAACATCAACATCCTATTTGGGGAAGCTCATATCCCTGGCTCTCCTTTTAAAGCTGTTGTCAAGCCAGCTTTGGATGCTGGCAAAGTTATAGTAAGTGGACCTGGACTGGAGAGGGCTAAAGCTGGTGAGCTGGCCAGTTTCACAGTGGACTGCAGTAGAGCCGGAGAGGCTGAACTCACCATTGAGATTGTGTCAGATTCAGGGGCTCAAGCTGAAGTTTGTATTCAAAATAACAATGATGGAACATTCTCTGTCACCTACACGCCCCTCTTTCATGGCGTACACACCATCACCATTAAATATGGAGGTCAGCAGGTGCCCAAGAGCCCCATACGTGTTCAAGTGGAGCCATCTGTGGACACAAGTGGGATTAAAGTGTATGGACCAGGAGTCGAGCCCAGAG GGGTCCTCAAGGAGGTGACAACACACTTCATTGTGGATGCCAGGGCCCAGACTAAGACCAAAGGAAATCATATTAAGATTCGCATCATCAATCCATCAGGCGCAAACACGGATGCATATATCACTGATAAGGGTGACGGCACATACAGAGTGGAATACACTGCTTTTGAAGATG GTTTGCACCTGATCGAGGTCTTTTATGATGACGTTGCTGTTCCTAAGAGCCCCTTTAAGGTGTCAGTTGTGGAAGGTTGTGACCCAACACGTGTTCGAGCTTATGGCCCAGGCCTGGAAGGTGGGCTAGTTAACAAACCCAACTGCTTCACAGTGGAGACAAG GGGCGCTGGGACGGGTGGTTTGGGCTTGACCATTGAAGGAGCATCAGAAGCCAAAATGTTCTGTAAGGACAACAAAGACGGTAGTTGCAGCGTTGAATACATGCCTTTCACTGCTGGAGACTATGATATTAATATCACCTACGGAGGCCAGCCTATACcag GCAGTCCATTCCGGGTGCAGGTTAAGGATGTGGTGGATGTCAGTAAGGTGAAGTGCTCAGGTCCTGGACTTGCTAACAGAGTTATTGCACATGTTCCACAAACCTTCACTGTGGACACCAGCAAAGCAGGAGTGGCTCCTCTAGAGGTGCAATTGTATGGACCAAAAG GAACTCTGGAGCCTGTAGTTGTTAAAAACAACCGGGATGGAACACATACTGTCAACTACACCCCTGCACAGGAGGGGCCACATACTGTGTCTGTCAAATACGCCAACCAAGAGGTACCTAACAG TCCATTCAAAGTCAATTCAGCCCCTGGACACGATGCCAGTAAGGTGCGTGCTAGCGGACCCGGTTTGGACACTAAAGGAGTGGCTGCCAGTCTACCAGTGGAGTTTACCATTGATGCTCGTGATGCAGGAAAAGGCCTTCTGACAGTTCAAATCCTT GATCCAGAGGGAAAGCCGAAAAAAGCCAGCATTCAAGACAACAGAGATGGAACCTACACTGTATCTTATGTGCCAGACATGACTGGCCGCTACACTATAACCATTAAGTATGGTGGAGATAACATCCCATACTCACCTTACAATGTCCAAGCCTTTCCCACTGGTGATGCCAGCAAGTGTCTGCTCACAG tgtctATTGGAGGACATGGTgttg aaagCCTTGGGCCCAATATTAAGATGGCAGAAGAGACATTCATCACTGTGGATGCCAAAGCTGCTGGAAAAGGGAAGGTGACATGTACGGTTCTGACCCCTAATGGCATGGAGCTGGATATGGATGTTACAGAAAATCCAGATGGCACCTTCGACATATATTATACTGCACCCGAGCCGGGAAAATATGTCATCACAATCCGCTTTGGAGGGCAACACATTCCTAAAAGCCCATTTCAAGTCATG GCTACAGATCAGCCCGTTGTACCAAGAGACGACACAAAGCCCATGTTTCAGCCGTTGAACTTAGTTATCCCATTCACCGTCCAGCAAGGAGAGCTCAGCG gGGAAGTGCGTATGCCCTCTGGTAAGACAGCTCGTCCTTTCATCAGGGACAACAAAGATGGAACGGTCACTGTGCAATTTCAGCCTACAGAGAGAGGCCTGCATGAAATGGATATAAAGTATGATGGCAACCACATCCCAG GAAGTCCTTTGCAGTTCTATGTAGATGTAATGAACAGTGGAATGGTGACAGCCTATGGACCTGGTCTGTGTCACGGGACAGTCAATAAACCAGCCACTTTTACTGTTGTTACCAAGAATGCTGGACAAG GTGGTTTGTCCCTTGCTGTAGAGGGTCCATCTAAAGCAGAAATCAGCTGTAAGGACAATAAAGATGGCACCTGCACTGTGTCCTACTTGCCCACTGCACCGGGTGATTACAACATCATCGTCAAGTTTGATAACAACCATATTCCTGGCAGCCCCTTCACAGCAAAGATTACTG GTGACGATTCACTCCGAAGGTCTCAGCTAAACGTTGGCACGGCAGCAGATGTGTCACTGAAGATCACAGAAACAGACCTGAGCTATCTGACAGCCAGCATTAAAGCTCCATCAGGAAAGGAGGAGCCATGCCTGCTGAAGAGATTGCCCAACCGGCACATTG GTCTCTCGTTTACCCCAAAAGAAGTGGGGGAGCATGAGGTCAGTGTGAGGAAGAGTGGGAAACATGTGAACAACAGCCCTTTTAAGATTATGGTAGGGCCATCTGAAATCGGGGAGGCAAGCAGGGTCAAGGCTTTTGGTAAAGGTCTTGTTGAAGCACACACCTTTGAAGTGGCTGAGTTCTTCGTGGACACTAGAAATGCCG GATATGGAGGACTTGGATTGTCAATCGAGGGTCCAAGTAAAGTGGATATCAATTGTGAGGATATGGAAGATGGAACATGTAAAGTAACATATTGCCCCACTGAACCAGGCAACTACATCATCAACATCAAGTTTACAGACAAACACATACCAG GAAGCCCTTTTACAGTGAAGGTAACAGGAGAAGGAAGAATGAAGGAGAGTATTACAAGAAAAAGGCAAGCTGCCTCTGTTGCCTCAGTAGGCAGTGCATGTGACCTAAACCTCAAAATCCCAG GAAATTGGTTTCAGATGGTGTCAGCACAGGAGCGCTTAACCCGTACCTTCACGCGCAGTAGCCACACTTACACGCGTACAGAACGCACAGAAATCAGCAAGACCCACGGAGGTGAGACTAAGCGGGAGGTACATGTAGAAGAGAGTACACAGGTTGGCGGTGACCCTTTCAGAGATGTCTTTGAGTCCTTCCTGGGAAGAGAACGACTGGGTAGCTTTGGTGCAATAAGGCAAGAGG GTGACACAGGGATTCAGGGAATGACAGCCCAGGTGACCAGCCCTGGAGGAAATGTAGTCGATGCAGAGATTGTTGACAGTGGAAACAGTACCTACAGAGTCCGCTTCGTACCTACTGAAATGGGTTCTCACACGGTCAACGTTAAATACAGGGGTGAGCATGTTCCTGGAAGCCCCTTCCAATTCACAGTTGGGCCCCTTGGGGAAGGAGGCTCTCACAAGGTCCGGGCTGGAGGCACAGGCCTAGAGAGAGCTGTCGCAAAAGTTCCTG CTGAATTCAGCATTTGGACAAGAGAGGCTGGTGCAGGCGGTCTGTCCATTGCTGTTGAGGGTCCAAGTAAGGCTGAAATCTCCTTTGAAGACAGAAAAGATGGATCCTGTGGTGTTGTTTACCTTGTGCAGGAGCCAG gtgACTATGAAGTTTCCATTAAATTCAATAATGAGCATATCCCAGATAGCCCCTTCATTGTTCCTGTTGCCACACTGTCTGATGATGCACGCCGACTTACTGTTACAAGTCTTCAG GAGAAGGATTTGAAGGTTAATCAGGAAGCCACATTTGCGGTTCAGAGGAATGGGGCAAGAGGTGTCATAGATGCTAAAGTTCATGCCCCGTCTGGTGTAATAGAGGAGTGTTATGTCACTGAACTGGATAGTG ATAAGAATGTAATTTGCTTCATTCCACGTGAGAACGGTGTTCATTCCATTGACGTGAAGTTCAATGGAAGCCATATACCAGGTAGCCCATTCAAAGTACGTGTTGGAGAAGCAGAAAGTGTTGGAGATCCAGGAATGGTGACTGCCTTTGGTCCAGGACTTGAGGGTGGACGCACAG GGGTCCCCTCTGAGTTTGTCGTAAACACATGCAAGGCTGGTTCAGGTGCCTTATCTGTTACTATTGACGGTCCCTCAAAGGTCAAAATGGACTGCACTGAGTGCCTAGAAGGTTACAAAGTCTCTTATACACCTATGGCACCAGGAAACTATCTTATTTGCATCAAATATGGCGGGCCACAGCATATCGTCGGCAGTCCCTTCAAAGCAAAGGTTACAG GTATGCGTCTCTCTGGGGGCCACAGTCTACATGAAACTTCATCAGTCATTGTGGAGACGGTTACCAAAACCTCAAAGATGGCAGGAGCTTTCAGCTCTCTGTCCAGCTCCAAGTCAACTTCAGATGCCAGTAAGGTTGTTTGTCATGGTGCCGGCCTCTCCAAAGCCTTTGTGGGTCAGAAGAACACTTTTTCTGTTGACTGTAGTAAAGCAG GTACAAACATGCTAATGGTTGGTGTTCATGGTCCCAGAACTCCATGTGAAGATGTGGCTGTTAAACATATGGGAAACAAGCTTTACAATGTAACCTACACAGTGAAGGAGAAAGGAAACTATGTTGTTATAGTTAAATGGGGGGATGAAACTGTACCAGGAAGTCCCTTCCATGTGAGTGTTCCCTAA